A window of Trichomycterus rosablanca isolate fTriRos1 chromosome 5, fTriRos1.hap1, whole genome shotgun sequence contains these coding sequences:
- the c1d gene encoding nuclear nucleic acid-binding protein C1D encodes MAEGHSVEDYPTEIEESLTGFESSVGSVQNVIQTLMSVSKGDHLKLEPLEQAKLDLMSAYTLNSLFWMYLVTQGVNPKEHGIKQELERNRTYMNRIKEITDKKKAARLDKDAASRFVRNALWDEDKAKAKAKGDAERPSKAKQRKLS; translated from the exons ATGGCTGAGGGACACTCTGTCGAGGATTATCCAACTGAAATTGAGGAGTCCCTCACCGGGTTTGAGTCTTCTGTGGGCTCAGTTCAAAATGTGATCCAAACCCTCATGTCTGTGTCTAAGGGCGACCATTTAAAG CTTGAACCACTTGAGCAAGCCAAACTGGAcctaatgtcagcatacactctTAACTCTCTGTTTTGGA TGTACCTGGTGACGCAAGGAGTGAATCCAAAAGAACATGGAATCAAACAAGAACTG gagagaaaccgaaCTTACATGAACAGGATAAAAGAGATCACAGATAAGAAAAAGGCAGCTCGCCTGGACAAAGACGCAGCATCTCGGTTTGTCAGGAACGCATTGTGGGACGAAGACAAAGCCAAAGCAAAAGCCAAGGGTGACGCAGAGCGGCCCAGCAAGGCTAAGCAGAGGAAACTGAGTTGA